In Saccopteryx leptura isolate mSacLep1 chromosome 9, mSacLep1_pri_phased_curated, whole genome shotgun sequence, the genomic window GAGTGGTGTCGACGTAAGGGGGGCTAGGGCAGACCAGCCAGCTCTGTGGCTATAAATGTATGTCTCATATCCCCGATGGTGGCATCTAGGCTGCTGGATGTCACCATCCATCAGCCTGCTCAGCTTAACTGATGGATGAGCTCTTGCCACTCATCCATACAGGCTGCTGACCACACTGTCGGGGAGGGCAGGCCCACACCTCACAGGCAGCTGTTGGCACTGGAGCCCCAGCTGGGCCCCCCTTGGCGCAATGCTCCGGGCAGCTGCTCCTGGGCCTTCATCCACACCTGGCTTTCGCATTCACCCGAGGAGAGGTGTTGCAGATCAGTGCTGAGGGGCACCAGGGCCAGTTTACTGGTGGTGTTACCTGTTCAGACTGCAGAACAGGGGGCTCTGGGCGTTCTGCAGCAGGAGCTGGCTGTGTGGGAGATGGTGTTCCCATGGTCCCGTCTCCACCAAGTGCATTCCCAAGGGGTCTCCTGCTCTCGTCTCACGaatgaattattaaatataaaaaacaaggacttacattttccaaaatttgCACTGAAAGTCCTGGAGGAACATTCTCCCAATTACAAGGAATGGTGGGCGGTGAGAGGTCTGCTacccacagccctgccccaccccccacccccaccccccgttctGTAACTGTGAGAACGTTGTGTGATGACTTCAGACACAATGTAGGTTCTTTCAAAGGAACCAGTAcacagaggacagacaggtgATGGGACCAGTAGGACAGTCCCCATGGGACCTGCGTTCAAACTCAAGTCCTCAGGGCCATGGCCTGGAGGCTACCACCCATGGGGGAGGAGGAGCCTCATCAGAGAAACCCCATGACCCTCGCTTGAGATCCTGGTCCAGGGCCACCCTGTGCACCCTGGTCACTGCCCAGCACCTCAaaggagggcccaggagccaACAGCTCAAGTCCTCCCTGCCCGTGTCCTGAGGGGGGTAAAAGCCCTCCTGTGACCTCTCAGGTCACATGTTCTGTTTTTTGCAGAAATAAAGAAGGTTGAGGTGCCACAGGCTGCCCTGGATGTCCTGGTCCCCGGGACACGGGAGAACTGCCCTTCACCTGTGGctgaggaggaggacgaggaggtgGGAATCCCAATACCGGCCCCAGGGCTCCTGCAGGTCACAGAAAGGAGGCGTAAGTAAGGTGGACCTGCCTGGCATGCTCCATAGGGACCTGTGAGCCACCAGGAAGTGGGGAGCAGGTGCCACATCTGCCACATTCTGTCCTAATAGTCCCCCAGGTGTGGAAAGTGCTGAACTCTTAAACTGtggctctctgggcctcagttgtaaCACCTGTAAATGGGGAACCCCTGAAGGTGTTTGGTCCTGAGTGTGGGAAGCTGAATTGGGGGCCCACCTTATGGGGGCCACACtgggcttgggggtgggggaaggggctcATGGAGAGACTCTGCCAATGACAagccccctgcccccagagcCCCTCAGCAGTGTGTCCTCCCTGGAGGTGCACTTTGACCTTCTGGACCTCACCGAGCTGACTGACATGTCCGACCAGGAGCTGGCCGAGGTCTTTGCTGACTCCGATGATGAGAATCTGACCAGTGAACCGCCAGCAGGTGGGACTGATAATTGGGATGTGGTGGGCAGTAGTGGGACATCCTAGGGCCTGAGATACCCCACCGCTGCaaaccacccggcatgcccaccagggggcgatgctctgcccatctggggcgttgttctgttgcaactggagccattccagtgcctgaggcagaggccatggagccgtcctcattgcccaggccaactttgctccagtggagccttgtctgtgggaggggaagagagagatagagagaaaggagagggggaagggtggagaagcagataagtcgCTTCCcctgttgccctggctgggaattgaacccaggacttccacacgctgggacacgctctaccactgagcaaaccagccaaggccaaaaccccctattttaaaaaataatttggccctgaccagtggcttggtaggtagagcattggcctagtgtatggatgtcccaggtttgatccctggtcaaggcacacagaagtggtcatctccttctcccccacttcctccccaccttctctacctctccccctcccacagcctgcggcctgattggtttgagcatcagcccctggcacTAAGCATAGCTCGTTgtagcgcatcagcctcaggcactaaaaatagctcagtactcaagcatcggctccagatggggttgccaatggatcccggtcagtggggcatgcgggagtctgccacactacctaccctcctctcacctaaaaaaaccctttttttctCAATTGTGTGTTTAAATAAGAATTTGCCAGCATGGCaccattttatttaacatttctgcATTCTGTACATCTACTCTGTCTTCAAACACCAACAAAAAGCTAAAGCCACAGACCCTTTGAAAGTACAATTTATgaaatgtgaatttttattttattttttttagcaagagacagacgaGATGAGAGCGTCAACCCacagctgcagcaccttagttgttcattgattgctttctcacatgtgccttgaccgggggctccaccCGAGCCAGGAACCCCTTGccaaagccagagaccttggggtttgaacctgggtcctcggcatcccaggccgacactccacccactgcaccactgtctggtcaggtgaAATGTGAACTTAACCACAAGTTAAGCTGAGCACAGAGGGTACCATTTCCCCTCCTGGTTCCTCAGCTCAGCTTGACTTGGCTTCTGCTTTGGTTCCTGAGAAAGCGTTGTCCTTGGACTAAGACCCCAAAGGCCTCAAAACAGCAAGGCAGCCAgtagggggtggggtgtgtgggcCCAGGGACCTCTCTGCTTAAATCCCATGCAGGCGGGGTCCAGGGTGGAGGATTCAGACTCCAGCCCTGTGAGCCTGCACCAAGAGGAGCAAGATAATGGGTCACCTGCTCTGGGCGGGGCTCACCTCCTGGGCCACACCCTGACCCACCTGTCCTCACTGCTGGTGGTCTGGCACTCACTTTTCCTAAGTGCCCAGGGGACCCTAATGTGTAACTGGACCTCATGTTGAGAGGCACACTTGGACCCAGCCAAGGAGCTGCGGGAGGGACCCAGGACCCCAGACGATGCTGATGCTGTGTTCCCACCAGGCCTGCACCCACTGCCTCGGGCCGGCTGTCTGCGATCCCCATCCTGGACAAGGACCAGGGCTGAGCAGAACCGCGAGAAGCAGCCCCTTGGCGACCCTGAGCGGCAGCAAGTGATTGTGGACACGTTTCTCACTGTGGAGAGGCCCCAAGAGGACTAGGAGCCGGACCCCAGGCCGGGGCGGGGCAGTGTGAAGCGGGGCTCCGTGGACATTGCCTACCCAACATGGATCCGGGTCGGGGTCTCAAGGCACTCAGCACAAGCACAGCCCAGTGGCCTTATGTCCAGTTCCTTCCTGGTCCCTGGATCAGGGCTGACAATGTCCAGGGATAAGACAGGAGTGGCTGGGCCTTTTGTCTGCAGGACTGGTGCTCATCTGTCACAAGATTCCCAAGTGTGTGCCAGGTGAGGGAGGGCCTGAGCAGATGACAGGCGTTCTGCAAACCccctgggctccagccaagtATGGGGAGGGGGTGAGTCCTGAAAATCAACACCTTGATTTAAATCCTGTCCCCTGCCTGCACCCAGGCCCTGACCCTGCTGGTCCTGGTCCCTATAAGACAGCCAGACTCACCCTCCTTAGTTCAGAACAGCAAATATGTCATGACTGCTTCAGACTGCAGGGGGCGGTATCTTCTGCCCAACCCTCATCCATGACATGCCCTCAGCCTGTCAGTGAACATTACAGGCTGAGTCCTGGCCGAAGGGGTGGGAGCTGTGCCCCCCCCGTTCAGGGGACCAGGCTCAGCTGCTCCCAGTGCTGCTCTTAATGTGCTAAAGAACAGAACAGGCTTCTGGTCTGACTGCAAGTCCAAgaccagttttaaaataaaagtatgagcttgctttttttctccatgcaaacctgccctgccctgccccccactGGACCATCTCTGGGGAGGGGGATGTGCTCTCCTCAGGAGCTCTGGGCGCACAGGCCCATGTGCACAACTAGAGGCAAGTCCTCGAGAAAAGTGGGCCTGAGAAACGCGGCATCTGCCCCCACATGGGGCACAGACACATTACCTGCTCCCTCCTCATGCTGTCAGCAGCAACACGAGCAACGTCTACCAGGTACCATCAAGAATGTCACTTAAAATTGATTCTCTAAGGGCAACcggcccacccacctggtctttcTCCCAATGTCTACCCTTCCTGCTGCTGCAGAGCTAGTTACAGAAAGTGGGATTAAAGCATCGCCATCTTAAGCCTAGACCATTGTCTCTTCCTTTGTAGCAATTCCCAGAGCTCGAGGTGCACACCGGGGCGCTCCTGTTTTCTCCGGCCAAAGCCACTGGAGCTCTGCCGCGCTGTTCTCTGGGCAGCTTATTTGGGTCACACGTTAGAAACCACTGCCCTGGATCTCTAGTCAGAGAGGTCCTGCCCCCACAGAAGCCCACAAGGCACACGTGCTCCCCTGTGAGCCTCCTCCCAGCCCAGGACAGGCTCCTAGGAGACCAGCAGGCAAGTCACAGGGAAGCAGCCAGGAGGCAGGACCCCTGTCTGTGAGCAGAAGGCCAAGGATAAGGCCAAAATCCCAACCATTTTAATCTCCCGTGAAAGAAGGGTCCAGAGAACAGGTCCCGGGGACGAGCCCTGAGTTCCTCTGAGACTGAGCCTCCCTAATGGAACGTTCTCGGCCAGGTGTCCTCCACCCACGGGCCCAGGAACTGACCCAGAACTCATGGGGGGTGGATGCAGCCGGGAAGCCCTGACAGGTTGAGGGAGGGTGGACGGAGGAGCTGAGGAGACAGCGCTCGTGTGAGAGCAGCAGCAACGTCATGAAATGGGGAATGACCAGGTGTGGCTCTGCCCTGAACCCTGGGAAGAGGCTGTGCTCCCAGGCTCTGGGTGTCACACATGGGGCCTTCCTACAGTCGAAAGGAGCACTTCCACCTCCAAGAGAAAGAGCCCCGAGACAGGACACTGCAGGACCCCAAGCAGCCCAGCTGATGGAGCCTGGGTACAGGATGAGCcctagaaactttaaaaaatgcaacaATGCATATTTTACAAACAAcaaaagctgcctgaccaggcagtggcacaatagatagagcaccggactgggatgtggaggacccaggttcgagaccccgaggtcgccagcttgagtgcaggctcatctggcttgagcaaaaagctcaccagcttggacccaaggtcgctggctcgagcaagaagttactcggtctggccctggccggttggctcagtggtagagcaacggcctggcgtgcaggagtcccgggttcgattcccggccagggcacacaggagaagcacccatctgcttctccacccctccccctctccttcctctctgtctctctcttcccctcccacagccaaggctccattggagcaaagttggcccgggcgctgaggatggctctgtggcctctgcctcagatgctagaatggctctggttgcaacagagcaacgccccagatgggcagagcattgccccctggtgggcatgccaggtggatcccagtcgggcgcatgcgggagtctgtctgactgtctccccgtttctggctttgggaaaaaaaaaaaaaagaagttactcggtctgctgaaggctcacggtcaaggcacatatgagaaagcaatcaatgaacaactaaagtgtcgcaacaaaaaactgataattgatgcttcccatctctctctttctctccgttcttgtctgtctgtccctatctatccctctctctgactgtgtccctgtaaaaaaacaaaacaaacaaacaaacaaaacaacaacaaaagctaaAAGTGCTTGTCCCAAGTtggaaattctatttttaagGCAAACATATCACACAATCTAGAAAACTTGAGACTGAGTCCCAGCCTGGTCTTGGCCAGGCTGAGCTGCAAGTGCGTGAGGCAGGCAGTGGAAGCCGGAGCAGCAGTGGAGGAAGAGCCATCCCAGGTCACCCAGATGTCTGTCCATCCACTGCAGACAGCAGCTGACGCCCCACGGTTCACCACCACAGGCGTTACCAACATGGCTCTGACTCCAGGCAGGGGTCACACAGGGTCATCACCACTGAACCCCAGGCTCCACGGGCACTGGGCCCTCCTCACACTCCAGGACAACCAGACAAGGCACCAGAGCCATGGAGCTCAGACCCACGGGCCTGCCTCTCATCCGGCAGCTGCCCCGCAGCAGCACACAGCCCAGAGCTGACTGTGGCTCCGTGCAGACCCCTCTTCTCTGCAGGGAGCATGGCTTCCTGGAGAAGAAAATTAAACCCAGACTCACACTGGGGGTAGGGCCCTCCCCTGAGAAtgggtcctggggggggggggggaaggcccTGCTGCCCGCTCCTAGCTGCTCATCTGTGGGAGGTGTTGCGTTTCCTCCATAACCACTGACAGGACTTCCACCAACCCAAACACTGCTTCAAAACCCAACATTTTCCCTCAATAACTGGCTTATAGTTCCCTTAATTCTGTCCACTTACCAAACTGAGAATTTCTCAACTGAGCCGAAGCTTCCTCTTTGGGCCACTGAGGGCAGCCGGCACCACACTTGTGCTCGAGTCCTTTTCCCCGCCAGATACACCCACTGCCCACCTCACTGGGGCCCGTGAGGGTGCTGCACTCAGGGTTCCCCCAGGAGGACATGTCACCTGGCCCCATCCTCTGGAAACAAGGCGCAAGGCAGGTTCAGGGTACCCTTAGCTGAAACGCTTGCATGCAGTTaccagaattttattttgttttctggtgatTTTGGAAGCTGCTTTCAAAGCAGTCAACACACTGGGCTCCCACACACACCGAGTTCTTTGCCCCCTCCTCCCACGCCTGGTTCCAGCCCTTCAACCCCTCAGGGAGGAGCATGTCCTTCTCTTCACTGCTGGTACCTTCCACAACTCCTTGTAGGTGGACTTCTCCAGAGGGACAGGCCCAGTGGTTCTGCATGTTGGCCTTCTCCAGCACCTTCCTGCTCCCCTGCAAACCACAGCTGCCCATCAGGCCACTCTGCAGAGGTGCATTCAGCCCCTCCCAGGACAATGGACACCTCCCAGGAAGATATGTGTGCCCCACCTAGGACCCAGCCACACGCACCTTGGCTACCTGCTCCCAGCACCATCTGAGCAGGTCCAGTGTCTGCACATGGGCACAGTCGATGAGGTGTCCTACTTCCTTGTCGATGAGCCAGGCAGTGGCCTCGCCGTATGGCTTCACCAGCTCACCTCAGTGGAGGAAGTTGAAGGACACCTGGCCCAGCTTCTCACCCATCCCAAACCGCACGACCTGGAAGCAGGCAAGGGGCCGTGGGTACGGCTGGCAGGCCTCAGCCACGCAGGGTCCCCGGCGGGGTTGCTGCCCTTTACCTGGGCGTAGGCGCTCTGGGTGACTTTCCTCAAATCCTGGCTCCTGTAGTGATCAGCTGCTCAGCCACCCTGTCCACCAGCATGGCACACAGGATATCAAACAGCTGCTCACACGTGGACAGGTGCTGCTCTCTGGGTAAGCACTGGGCATCGCCAAGCCCGCTGCCCCAGGGTGTAATAGACACCTGCCAGGGAGAGAGATGGGCCCTCGTCATGCCCCATAAGATCCCCGCACCCTCAATGTGCTGCCCATGGAGCACAAAGCATCCAAGACCAGCCTTGCTGTTCTGACCGTTCACTGCTCTTTCTACAAGAGTGGGCCCCACCACTGGCCATGGTAGAGGGGGATCACCCCGAGGGTCAACATGGAAACCCCTACGTCCCACCCATTTTGAGGAAGTTCTAGAGGAGCCATAAGGCCAGGTCCAAAGCTCTGGAAAGCGGCACATTTGATATAAAACCTCTACGGTGTCAGGTGGCTGGTACCCAGACCCCATGTGGCCACCAGCTGCACAAACACCTGCAGGTGAGCACTCAGGTCTGGAGGCCCAAGGTGGAGCAGAGAGAGGTGCCCTGAGCACCACCACAGACACAGTATGGGGGAGAGAGCCTGGCTTTCAGCAGGGGGTCCGCATGCTCCAGGAACCAGCCTACTACCGCACGGCCAGCCTCGGGGCAGGCCACCCCTGGCCGCTTACTTGGCTGCAGAACCCGTGTCTTCTTCTCAAGTCCTAAAATCAAATTCCAGGGAAGTAAGAGGCAGGAAAGCAGACAGCTGGGCATGGGCCAAGTGCCCTCTGCACTCAGGTCGTGTCGGGGGTCAGAGCCTCTGTCGGGCAGACCCACGGCCTGCCTGCTCCACAGTGCTCAGCCAGCCTCGTGCTGCCCCCTCCACCAGGCACTGTGCCACCTTCTGCCCAGCGGGAACCCAGCGCCCAGCTCTTCAGCCAGGAAGGCCCCATGCACTGCACAGCGACTGTGCCAGGATGCATTTTCAAACCAGATTTGCTACTGTTTCTGTGGCCTGACTCGAAGTGATGCCTGAATCAGGGAGGACAAGGAAAGATCCCCACTGCCCTCCTACAACCAGCTGTCAGGTAAGTGACAGGACCAAAGGGACAGAAAATGCATGGTGAGCCCAGCTTGCGACtggctagctctccagagccacaggGCACCTCCAAAGCTGCGGTGCAGCCGTGGGCTACTTGATACTCTTCTTCTCTAAACGTGTCACACGTCTGTAAATGTTTAACAAGGACAGATCAGTGTCACCATCCTGCCACCTTGGCAGCTGTCAGCGTACTAGGGCTGGACCATGGAGAGCTGCTGGCCACGTGGACACTGATCTCCATCTGTGGGAAGGCACTTGGGAGACCCTTAGCCAACTAGTTTCTCGACCGACGGAGCCAAAGACAGGACAACAGCCTCACAGTGCAGTCCCAGCAGGAAGTATCAGGAAACCCTCCTCCCCTCGGCCACACCTGGCTCTAACTTAGTGCCGTGGGGCAGGGGCAAATCTCTGAGAGTCTATATGTAGCTCTAGAAGAAGCACCAGAATTGTTGGCAGATCCCAAGTCCCAAAGTCTAGTTTGGAAAACTGTCCACGGCTCACATGTGCTAGAGAGAGCTGGGCCCGGGTGAGTGCCTCCCTCCCTAGGGACGCTCACTCACCCTCTCAATGGACCACTCAAAGTGCTTCTGTGCACAAAGGGCTCAGGTGGCAAACCATGATCAGGGTTACTTCACTGCAAACATCAGAAACAGCAGCACCTGACCTGGATAGGAGAGAAAGCTGTCACTGGTGCCCCAGCGCAGTTTGTCACAGCACAGCAGAGATGAGAGCTCTTCTCTGCAGAGGGAACTGCTTCATCACAACCATTGTTCATTAAGGTAAACTGAACATCAAGTCCACACCCTATTATGTGCATAAggtctgtttatccattcacatattggtggacatttgggctgttccGCCTGttctgttataaataatgctgcagtgaacacttGCATAGAGACCTAAGGGTGAACTTGCTGTGCCATACAATGACTGCATTTTACTTTCTGGAAAACTGACATCTGTACTGATTTCTACACCTGTACTACTTcacatcccaccagcagtgtgcaAAGTTCCGTGTCTTCAAACCCTtgccattctcttttttttagagaaagagagagggtgagaagtatcaacttgtagctgctttCACTGaactcatacgtgccttgactggggctgtaCCaatgcccccttgctcaagccagtgaccttgggcttttcatgtcagcaacctttgggctcaagctagcaagctctgggatcatgtggacaattcctctgctcaagccaatgaccccacgctggcaagcccacactcagagccagcaacctcggggtttcaaaccagcaacctcagcatttggggtcgacactatccactgcacaaccagtCAGGTACCAAATCTTCCTTTTGTCTGTCTGTCATAGCCATCCTGGTGGGTGTGAAGTGGACTCTCGCTGTGGTGTTGATTTACACTGTCCAATGACCAACAGCACTCTGGCATCTTCCCAGGTGtgttttggccatttgtatatctttgggaaaatgtcaatTCAAATTCTTTGCCCCTTCTTAAATTCAGTTCTTTCTGTTGTTCACTTGTGAAAGCTCTTTATGTATTCTGAATTTTAGACCCTTATCAGATTCAGTTTCCAAACATTCTCTTCCAGAATGTAAGCTGTCCTACTTGCTATACAGTACTACTCTTTGATATactgtataaaattttattttgaaggagtccaatttattttttcatttgttgcttgtgcttttagcATCATATTTAGGAAACTATTACCAATtccaaggtcataaagattttctcccgtgttttcttctaagaactttatagttttagctcttatttAGGTCTTCTCTCCATCTTGAGTAAATTTTTATGTACACTGTAAgggtcaaatttcattcttttgagtGTGGACATCCAATTGTCATGGacccatttgttgaagaggctgttctTTCCCCACTGCAGGGTCTTCACAGCCTGGACAGAATCGACTGGCAAGACACACAGACTTCTGTCTGCTGGTCTACCACTGAGGTGTACAGGAGCCCATTCTGTTTGCTAGAGCTCGTCATAAGTTCTGGAACAGATGTGTGCGCCCTCCATTCTGTCCTTCTACAAGACGGTTCTGGGTGTTCAGGGGCCCCTGCAGTTCCACGTGACTCTGAACCAGCTTCTCCACTGTGCCTTCAGTCCTGTGCACACACCTGCTCAGCTCCATGTCCCCGCCCCCATCTGCACATCGTTGTTAGATGACATCTTTTACACGTCTACCCATTCACACACCTGTAATTGTTTAACACACTTCTCTTTTATATCATATAGAAAAAaaggtgttggccctggccggttggctcagcagtagagcgtcagcctggcgtgcaggagtcctgggttcgattcccagccagggcacacaggagaagcgcccatctgcttctccacccctccccctctccttcctccctgtctctctcttcctctctcgcagccaaggcaccactggagcaaagtttgctcgggcactgaggatggctctgtggcctctgcctcaggcgctagaatggctctggttgcaacagagcgatgccccggaggtggcagagcatcaccccctggtgggcatgccgggtggatcccggtcgggcgcatacaggaaggagtctgtctgactgcctccccgtttccagcttcggaaaaaagaaaaaaaggtattacaCACCAAGAGTACAACCTGGTCTTTGTATTCACCTACAGTTCCCTTTTACCAGTTCATTACTCCTCCGCATGGCTAATGCCCTTTGTTTCTTGTAGGGCAGGTCTAAACAAGAAGACTccttctactttctgtttttttagcaagagagacaaacagacaagaagagagatgagaagcatcaacttgttgtagcactttagttattcattgacagcttctcatatgtgccttgactgggggcggggggatccagccaagccagcgaccttgggctcaagggctcaagacagcaacctcagggtttcgaacctggttctcAGCATTCCACGTTGGTGCTCTATCTGCTGActccctcttctttctaaaaatctgGGGACACTTTAACTTCTGCTCCATTCCTGAAAGAGTTTTTACCAGATACATAATTCTATATTTGATttcttgtatgtggaatctaaagaacaatataaataaacaaaataaaaacagactcatagatacagacaacagactgatggttgtcagagcGGAGGGGGTTAGAGGACTGggtaaaaatggtgaagggaataactacaaattggtagttacagaatagtcacgggatgtaaagtacaacataaaaaatacagtgaatgatATTGtcataactatgcatggtgtcaggTGGTACTGGAAACATCTCAGGACCACTACTTAgagtactatatttccccatgtataagatgcacccgtttttgaaaaatttgggatctaaaaactgggtgtgtcttatacagtggttgtggcatttcaaatgccatagatggaactgaggatgaggcaatatatgaagacagtgatttgtcatcagacatagaagaggacaagctaatggatgggagttttgatagtgatgagagttgtataatttttttttttttttgacagagacagagtcagagagagggacagatagggacagacagacaggaagggagaaagatgagaaacatcaattctttgttgttcactgattaaattctcatatgtgccttgactggggttagcctcaagctggtgagccttgctcaaaccagatgagcccgcgctcaagctggcaacttcggggtgtcgaacctgggtcctccacatcccagtctgacgctctatccactgcgccaccgcctggtcaggcgagttgtatgaattttatgatgaataaaacttgagt contains:
- the DBNDD1 gene encoding dysbindin domain-containing protein 1, giving the protein MEAAARSRGSAVGARSAGDGVRRPGSDRGRARAGRGRTCAAGLTEDGVAGAPEQLRAPPRGLLPAAAAPRLLPDALRREQGAESRGRVAAAAAGPPAPGDAAGCMEPPESAGPGEIKKVEVPQAALDVLVPGTRENCPSPVAEEEDEEVGIPIPAPGLLQVTERRQPLSSVSSLEVHFDLLDLTELTDMSDQELAEVFADSDDENLTSEPPAGLHPLPRAGCLRSPSWTRTRAEQNREKQPLGDPERQQVIVDTFLTVERPQED